In Zingiber officinale cultivar Zhangliang chromosome 1A, Zo_v1.1, whole genome shotgun sequence, a genomic segment contains:
- the LOC122038603 gene encoding uncharacterized protein LOC122038603 yields MGYIYELMDKAKETIKFNCGGVDRKYKPIWKKIDSRWTPQLHHPLHAAGYYLNPQLRYEERFSYCDEVRDGLYTCMDRMLSSDDRLKADIQLDLYDKAEGEFGTPIAKRTRMLRTPVSWWERFGSKTPELTTFAIRVLGLTCSASGCERNWSTFESIHTKKRNRLEHAKLNALVFVKYNFKLRREVLGGETRLIPL; encoded by the exons ATGGGATATATTTATGAACTTATGGATAAGGCAAAAGAgacaataaaatttaattgtggGGGAGTTGACAGAAAATACAaacccatttggaaaaaaattGATTCACGATGGACTCCACAACTTCATCATCCTCTACACGCGGCCGGGTACTATTTGAATCCACAATTGCGTTATGAAGAAAGATTTTCTTATTGTGATGAAGTTAGAGATGGATTGTATACTTGCATGGATAGGATGTTGTCTTCTGATGATCGTCTTAAAGCAGACATCCAATTGGACTTGTATGATAAAGCTGAAGGAGAATTTGGAACTCCAATAGCAAAACGAACAAGAATGTTGCGAACTCCGG TCTCGTGGTGGGAACGTTTTGGAAGTAAGACACCCGAGCTTACTACATTTGCAATTCGAGTGCTTGGTCTCACTTGTAGTGCTTCgggatgtgaaagaaattggagcacTTTTGAATCG ATTCATACAAAAAAGAGAAATAGGCTTGAACATGCAAAGTTGAATGCGTTGGTGTTTGTGAAATATAACTTCAAGCTTAGGAGAGAAGTATTAGGAGGAGAGACAAGATTGATCCCATTGTAG